A stretch of Halomonas elongata DSM 2581 DNA encodes these proteins:
- a CDS encoding imelysin family protein, giving the protein MPTLFTPRPLRHAVALAALLPVTAMAADSEVTAEQVVDHYADLAHANYQDALVAARTLDERIDALLADPNDETLAAARQAWLEARVPYQQSEVFRFGNAVVDDWEGQLNAWPLDEGMIDYVASDDYQHELGNAGATANIIANQSIQVGGEIVDVSELTPELLAELNEIGGSEANVATGYHAIEFLLWGQDLHGFEAGNGERPASDYMSGEACTHGHCDRRSAYLDATSDLLVSDLEWMVAQWAPDEDDNYRRALLAESPKEGLRRMLFGMGSLSLGELAGERMKVALEANSVEDEHDCFSDNTHNSHYYNGQGIQNVYTGSYQRLDGSTLEGPSLSDLVATRDNTLDDTLKAQLTSSMDALEALKQAAEAEQDPMAFDMMIAPGNEQGAELVNNAILALVTQTGSIEKAAGELGVNSLQSDDAGHTF; this is encoded by the coding sequence ATGCCGACCCTCTTCACCCCACGCCCGTTGCGCCACGCCGTCGCTCTGGCGGCCCTCTTGCCGGTCACCGCCATGGCCGCCGACAGCGAGGTCACCGCCGAACAGGTCGTCGACCACTACGCCGACCTGGCACACGCCAACTACCAGGATGCCCTGGTTGCCGCCCGCACCCTCGACGAACGCATCGACGCCCTGCTCGCCGACCCGAACGACGAGACCCTGGCGGCGGCCCGCCAGGCCTGGCTCGAGGCGCGCGTTCCCTATCAGCAGAGCGAGGTCTTTCGCTTCGGCAATGCGGTGGTCGACGACTGGGAAGGGCAGCTCAATGCCTGGCCGCTGGACGAGGGGATGATCGATTACGTCGCCAGCGACGACTATCAACATGAGCTGGGCAATGCCGGCGCCACCGCCAACATCATCGCCAACCAGAGCATCCAGGTCGGTGGCGAGATCGTCGACGTCAGCGAACTGACGCCCGAGCTGCTGGCCGAACTCAACGAGATCGGCGGCTCCGAAGCCAATGTCGCCACCGGCTATCACGCCATCGAATTTCTGCTCTGGGGCCAGGATCTCCACGGCTTCGAGGCCGGCAACGGCGAGCGCCCCGCCAGCGATTACATGAGCGGCGAAGCCTGCACGCACGGCCATTGCGACCGCCGCAGCGCCTACCTCGACGCCACCTCCGACCTGCTGGTCAGCGATCTCGAATGGATGGTCGCCCAATGGGCACCCGACGAGGACGACAATTACCGCCGGGCCCTGCTGGCCGAATCCCCTAAGGAAGGCCTGCGACGCATGCTGTTCGGCATGGGTTCGCTATCGCTGGGCGAGCTGGCCGGCGAACGCATGAAGGTCGCCCTGGAAGCCAACTCCGTCGAGGACGAGCACGACTGCTTCAGCGACAACACCCACAACTCCCACTACTACAACGGCCAGGGCATCCAGAACGTCTACACCGGCAGCTACCAGCGCCTCGACGGCTCTACCCTGGAAGGTCCTTCGCTGTCCGACCTGGTCGCCACCCGGGACAACACCCTCGACGACACCCTGAAGGCCCAGCTCACCAGCAGCATGGACGCGCTCGAAGCCCTCAAACAGGCCGCCGAAGCCGAGCAGGATCCCATGGCCTTCGACATGATGATCGCCCCCGGGAACGAACAGGGCGCCGAGCTGGTCAACAACGCTATCCTGGCGCTGGTCACCCAGACCGGTTCCATCGAGAAGGCAGCAGGCGAACTCGGCGTGAACTCGCTGCAGTCAGACGATGCCGGACACACTTTCTGA
- a CDS encoding CaiB/BaiF CoA transferase family protein, with protein sequence MSGPLEGVVVLDMSRVLAGPWAGQLLADMGARVIKIEHPERGDDTRGWGPPWWEGEADAERLAAYYLCANRGKRSLAVDIATEGGQALVRELAAGADVLLENFKVGGLAKYGLDPASLRERNPRLIACSITGFGQDGPYAGRAGYDFMIQAMGGLMSLTGEPDGMPMKTGVAITDVMTGLYATIGVLAALHERRSTGVGRHIDVALLDVQLATLANQALNALVTGEDPDRHGNAHPNIVPYQAFACADGYLVLTVGNDAQFARLASLLGHPEWAEDAAFATNAARVAHRDALVPKIASVFLTRGRDAWLAELEALGIPAGPINTLSEVFADPQVRHRGLYRELSRQGQSLPQVANPLRFDGRSATSDTPPPALGQDSDAVLAEMGLSVEEIDELRRRGIVR encoded by the coding sequence ATGAGCGGACCGCTGGAAGGCGTTGTGGTGCTGGACATGTCACGGGTGCTGGCCGGCCCCTGGGCAGGCCAGTTGCTCGCCGACATGGGCGCCCGGGTCATCAAGATCGAGCATCCCGAACGCGGCGATGATACCCGTGGCTGGGGGCCGCCCTGGTGGGAAGGCGAAGCGGATGCCGAGCGGCTGGCTGCCTATTACCTGTGTGCCAATCGCGGCAAGCGCTCGCTGGCCGTGGATATCGCCACCGAGGGTGGCCAGGCGCTGGTTCGCGAACTGGCCGCCGGTGCCGATGTGCTGCTCGAGAACTTCAAGGTCGGCGGTCTCGCCAAGTACGGGCTGGACCCGGCAAGCCTGCGCGAGCGCAATCCACGCCTGATCGCCTGCTCGATCACCGGGTTCGGGCAGGACGGCCCCTACGCCGGACGGGCCGGCTACGATTTCATGATCCAGGCCATGGGCGGGCTGATGAGCCTGACTGGCGAGCCCGACGGCATGCCGATGAAGACGGGCGTGGCCATCACCGATGTGATGACCGGCCTCTATGCCACTATCGGGGTGCTGGCGGCACTCCACGAGCGTCGCTCGACGGGTGTCGGGCGACACATCGACGTGGCGCTGCTCGACGTCCAGTTGGCGACTCTGGCCAATCAGGCCTTGAACGCCCTGGTGACGGGAGAAGACCCCGATCGCCACGGCAATGCCCATCCCAATATCGTGCCCTACCAGGCCTTTGCCTGTGCCGATGGTTATCTGGTCCTGACCGTGGGCAACGACGCCCAGTTCGCCCGGCTGGCGAGCCTGCTGGGCCATCCGGAATGGGCCGAGGATGCGGCCTTTGCCACCAACGCCGCCCGGGTGGCGCATCGCGATGCTCTGGTGCCGAAGATCGCCTCGGTCTTCCTGACGCGAGGGCGCGATGCCTGGCTCGCCGAACTGGAGGCACTGGGCATCCCGGCCGGTCCCATCAATACGCTTAGCGAGGTCTTTGCCGATCCGCAGGTGCGCCACCGTGGCCTGTATCGGGAGCTCTCGCGACAGGGCCAGAGCCTGCCCCAGGTGGCCAACCCGTTGCGCTTCGATGGCAGAAGCGCCACCAGCGACACGCCGCCGCCGGCACTCGGCCAGGATAGCGATGCCGTACTGGCCGAGATGGGGCTTTCCGTCGAGGAGATCGACGAGCTGAGGCGGCGCGGTATCGTGCGGTGA
- a CDS encoding imelysin family protein — protein sequence MFKRLGRIGLAALTLATAPLMANEDTPQARERWHQAIDQRYGVLSDASERLEASAIRFCQQPDTPHRKRLSQDWMDAYQAWQAVRFVDFGPIEQQSRAWQLQFWPDRKNLVGRKMQAWLAADQPPTAEQIAGDSVATQGFPALEYLLFDEHMETKTLSQPVACGLMKAIANHLADGTSALRSDWQRFAEHYRTTRSYTDATLHGALRALETLEDKRLGDPMGLTGGAANGYLAEAWRSGRSIRLIEGTLHGLEDTFLPGLKTLLASRGQAELADDFRELLDRTRHRAAEMSPGLAPALDDSVAFSDLQGLYVQVGQLRRQLEEIGGTLGLVRGFNSSDGD from the coding sequence GTGTTCAAACGACTGGGTCGAATCGGCCTTGCCGCCCTCACCCTGGCCACCGCCCCGCTGATGGCCAATGAGGACACTCCTCAGGCCCGGGAGCGCTGGCACCAGGCCATTGATCAACGCTACGGCGTGCTGAGCGATGCCAGCGAACGCCTGGAAGCCAGCGCGATCCGCTTCTGCCAGCAGCCCGACACACCGCATCGCAAACGCCTGAGCCAGGACTGGATGGATGCCTACCAGGCCTGGCAAGCCGTGCGCTTCGTCGACTTCGGGCCCATCGAGCAGCAGAGCCGAGCCTGGCAGCTCCAGTTCTGGCCCGACCGCAAGAACCTGGTCGGGCGCAAGATGCAGGCCTGGCTCGCGGCCGATCAGCCCCCCACCGCCGAACAGATCGCCGGCGACAGTGTCGCCACCCAGGGGTTTCCGGCCCTCGAATACCTGCTCTTCGATGAGCACATGGAAACCAAGACCCTGTCGCAGCCCGTCGCCTGCGGCCTGATGAAGGCCATCGCCAATCACCTGGCGGATGGCACCAGCGCCCTGCGCAGCGACTGGCAACGCTTCGCGGAACACTATCGCACCACCCGGAGTTACACCGATGCCACCCTGCATGGCGCCCTGCGTGCCCTGGAAACTCTGGAAGACAAGCGCCTGGGTGATCCCATGGGGCTGACCGGCGGCGCTGCCAATGGCTACCTGGCCGAGGCCTGGCGTAGCGGCCGCTCGATTCGCCTGATCGAGGGCACCCTGCACGGGCTCGAAGACACCTTCCTGCCGGGGCTCAAGACGCTGCTCGCCAGCCGCGGCCAGGCCGAGCTGGCCGACGACTTCCGGGAATTGCTGGACCGCACGCGCCATCGCGCCGCCGAGATGTCACCCGGCCTCGCCCCGGCCCTCGATGATTCCGTCGCCTTCAGCGACCTGCAGGGTCTCTACGTCCAGGTCGGCCAGTTGCGCCGCCAGCTCGAAGAGATCGGCGGAACCCTGGGACTGGTACGAGGCTTCAACTCCAGCGACGGAGACTGA
- a CDS encoding di-heme oxidoreductase family protein, which yields MTPLPSSARPLLALLILAGSGPANAAPPPIQETPMTGGDGTVQQFDHNAYSLPLDNMAMTQRLDFSVGNSFFRNPWVEAPSSTEARDGLGPLINTNSCQGCHIKDGRGHPPSGDERAVSLFLRLSLPDEGADDDTLTRLGVHPVPGYGRQLQTAAISGAEPEGEMQLRYTERDVHLDDGEVVTLREPHYAIGAPAYGPLPEDLQTSPRVAPPMIGLGLLETLPAEALEAAADPDDADGDGISGRVNRVWDMRRGETVIGRFGWKAGEPSIEQQSLEAFAGDMGLTSNLVPGTDCTPSQACDRYPDGGTPEVSDKIARFVTFYAGSLAVPARRDMDDPQVRAGAETFNEIGCAACHTPRQQTPQDTERAALAGQTIWPYSDLLLHDMGEALADGRPEFEASGREWRTSPLWGIGLAQAVNPRAGFLHDGRARTLEEAILWHGGESDTSTAAYRALPAERRHELIRFLESL from the coding sequence ATGACACCTTTGCCCTCCTCCGCACGCCCACTGCTCGCCTTGCTGATCCTGGCCGGCTCCGGCCCGGCCAACGCCGCTCCACCGCCCATTCAGGAAACGCCCATGACAGGCGGCGACGGCACGGTTCAGCAATTCGATCACAACGCCTATTCGCTGCCGCTCGACAACATGGCCATGACCCAGCGTCTCGATTTCAGCGTCGGCAACAGCTTCTTCCGCAACCCCTGGGTGGAGGCACCGTCCAGCACCGAGGCACGGGACGGACTGGGCCCCCTGATCAACACCAATAGCTGCCAGGGATGCCACATCAAGGATGGCCGTGGCCATCCGCCGAGCGGCGACGAGCGCGCCGTGTCGCTCTTCCTGCGTCTCTCGTTGCCCGACGAAGGAGCCGATGACGATACCCTGACACGCCTGGGTGTACACCCCGTCCCCGGCTACGGCCGCCAATTGCAGACCGCCGCCATTTCCGGCGCCGAGCCCGAGGGCGAGATGCAGTTGCGCTACACCGAGCGCGACGTTCACCTCGATGATGGCGAGGTCGTCACCCTGCGCGAGCCGCATTACGCCATTGGCGCTCCCGCCTACGGCCCGCTGCCGGAAGACCTGCAGACATCGCCTCGCGTGGCGCCGCCGATGATCGGCCTGGGGCTGCTCGAGACCCTGCCCGCCGAAGCCCTCGAAGCCGCCGCCGATCCCGACGATGCCGATGGCGATGGTATCTCGGGGCGGGTCAACCGGGTCTGGGACATGCGACGCGGCGAAACCGTCATCGGGCGTTTCGGCTGGAAGGCGGGCGAACCGAGCATCGAGCAACAGAGCCTGGAAGCCTTCGCCGGCGACATGGGGCTGACTTCGAACCTGGTCCCCGGCACCGACTGCACACCGAGCCAGGCATGCGACCGCTATCCCGACGGCGGCACGCCCGAGGTCAGCGACAAGATCGCGCGCTTCGTGACCTTCTACGCCGGCAGCCTGGCCGTTCCGGCCCGCCGCGACATGGACGACCCTCAAGTCCGGGCCGGCGCCGAGACCTTCAACGAGATCGGCTGCGCCGCCTGTCACACACCACGCCAGCAGACGCCGCAAGATACCGAACGCGCCGCCCTGGCCGGCCAGACGATCTGGCCCTACAGCGACCTGCTGCTGCACGACATGGGCGAGGCATTGGCCGATGGCCGTCCCGAGTTCGAGGCCAGCGGCCGTGAATGGCGCACCTCCCCACTTTGGGGCATCGGCCTGGCCCAGGCAGTGAACCCGCGTGCGGGCTTTCTCCATGACGGCCGCGCTCGCACCCTGGAAGAGGCCATCCTCTGGCATGGCGGCGAGTCCGACACCAGCACCGCCGCCTACCGCGCCCTGCCGGCCGAGCGTCGCCACGAACTGATCCGCTTTCTCGAATCCTTGTAG
- a CDS encoding acyl-CoA dehydrogenase: MSQITPVTWDDPFRLIDQLDGEERLVQQTARDYCQDKLLPRVLEANRHERFDREIMTEMGELGLLGATIDGYGCAGMNYVSYGLIAREVERVDSGYRSAMSVQSSLVMYPIHAFGSEAQKDRYLPRLASGEWVGAFGLTEPDHGSDPGSMSTRATRTENGWRLNGTKTWITNSPIADVFVIWARDDEGLVRGFILERGMDGLSAPKIEGKFSLRASVTGQIAMQDVEVDDAQRLPDVTGLKGPFSCLNRARYGIAWGSMGAAEACWHAARDYTLERKQFGRPLAANQLIQKKLADMQTEIALGLQAALRAGRMIDEGQLVPEVISLIKRNNCGKALDIARQARDMHGGNGISDEYHVIRHVMNLEAVNTYEGTHDVHALILGRAQTGLQAFTG, encoded by the coding sequence ATGAGCCAGATCACCCCCGTCACCTGGGACGACCCCTTCCGCCTGATCGACCAGCTCGACGGGGAGGAGCGACTGGTCCAGCAGACGGCCCGCGATTATTGCCAGGACAAGTTGCTGCCTCGGGTGCTGGAGGCCAACCGGCACGAGCGCTTCGACCGCGAGATCATGACCGAGATGGGCGAGCTGGGCCTGCTGGGCGCCACCATCGACGGCTATGGCTGCGCGGGCATGAACTACGTCAGCTATGGCCTGATCGCCCGCGAAGTTGAGCGGGTCGATTCCGGCTATCGCAGCGCCATGAGCGTGCAGTCCAGCCTGGTGATGTACCCCATCCATGCCTTCGGCAGCGAGGCCCAGAAGGACCGCTACCTGCCTCGACTGGCAAGCGGCGAGTGGGTGGGTGCCTTCGGCCTCACCGAGCCGGATCATGGTTCGGATCCCGGCAGCATGTCCACGCGGGCCACACGCACCGAGAACGGCTGGCGGCTCAATGGCACCAAGACATGGATCACCAACTCGCCGATCGCCGATGTCTTCGTGATCTGGGCGCGGGACGACGAGGGCCTGGTGCGCGGTTTCATCCTCGAACGAGGCATGGACGGTCTGTCAGCGCCCAAGATCGAGGGCAAGTTCAGCCTGCGTGCCTCGGTGACTGGCCAGATCGCCATGCAGGACGTCGAGGTCGATGACGCTCAGCGACTGCCGGATGTGACCGGCCTCAAGGGGCCGTTCTCCTGCCTCAACCGTGCCCGCTACGGTATCGCCTGGGGCAGCATGGGTGCGGCCGAGGCCTGCTGGCACGCAGCGCGCGACTACACCCTGGAGCGCAAGCAGTTCGGTCGCCCGCTGGCCGCCAACCAGCTGATCCAGAAGAAACTCGCCGACATGCAGACCGAGATCGCCCTGGGGCTTCAGGCCGCCTTGAGGGCCGGGCGCATGATCGACGAAGGCCAACTGGTGCCCGAGGTCATCTCGCTGATCAAGCGCAACAACTGCGGCAAGGCGCTGGACATCGCCCGCCAGGCCCGGGACATGCACGGCGGCAACGGCATCAGCGACGAATATCACGTGATCCGCCATGTGATGAACCTCGAGGCGGTGAATACCTACGAAGGCACCCACGATGTGCATGCGTTGATTCTGGGCAGGGCCCAGACCGGCCTGCAGGCTTTCACCGGTTAG
- a CDS encoding DUF1513 domain-containing protein encodes MHRRDLLKTGLVGLGALGLPSLGWALPGRQQAHWLFSAVDDAEGRHCIQAISPEDGRSFRIAVSERCHGGCLRPDSAQAVLFARRPGRSLHVIDGDARAEITRVDAGPGHHFYGHGVFEPSGRYLYVTANRIEDAAGLVRVYDAERDYAHRHDLPLDGIGPHELRLMPDGRTLAIGLGGIRTHPDYGRAKLNLDDMAPALVLMDRESGEISARHAPSHHQLSCRHLDVGADGTVLAGYQYQGPEWERRPLIARLSPQGEFSEIALPGPLTDELRQYTASVAIARGRPRALITAPRGHRVLLIDSRDGRLLASHPLPDAAGARCDGRGGFLVSSGRGGLYRVGGDGSAPQQLESPALRWDNHLT; translated from the coding sequence ATGCACAGGCGGGATCTACTCAAGACGGGACTCGTCGGACTCGGGGCGCTGGGACTGCCCAGCCTTGGCTGGGCCCTGCCGGGCCGCCAGCAGGCGCACTGGTTGTTCAGTGCCGTGGACGATGCCGAGGGGCGTCACTGCATTCAGGCCATCTCGCCCGAGGATGGCCGCTCCTTTCGCATCGCGGTCTCAGAGCGCTGCCATGGCGGCTGTCTGCGTCCCGACAGCGCCCAGGCGGTGCTCTTCGCCCGGCGCCCCGGTCGTTCGTTGCATGTCATCGACGGCGATGCCCGGGCCGAGATCACCCGGGTCGATGCCGGCCCCGGGCATCACTTCTATGGCCATGGCGTCTTCGAGCCGAGCGGACGCTACCTCTACGTCACCGCCAACCGCATCGAGGACGCCGCCGGCCTGGTACGCGTCTACGACGCCGAGCGGGACTATGCGCATCGCCATGACCTGCCCCTGGATGGCATCGGCCCCCACGAACTGCGCCTGATGCCGGATGGCCGAACCCTGGCGATCGGCCTCGGCGGCATCCGTACGCATCCCGACTACGGACGCGCCAAGCTCAACCTCGACGACATGGCCCCGGCACTCGTGCTGATGGACCGCGAGAGCGGCGAGATATCGGCCCGCCACGCCCCCAGCCATCACCAGCTCAGTTGCCGGCATCTCGATGTGGGCGCCGACGGCACCGTGCTCGCCGGCTACCAGTATCAGGGGCCGGAGTGGGAACGACGCCCCCTGATCGCCCGACTCTCCCCGCAGGGCGAGTTTTCCGAGATCGCCCTGCCTGGCCCGCTCACCGACGAACTGCGCCAGTACACGGCCAGCGTCGCCATCGCCCGGGGCAGACCCCGTGCGCTGATCACCGCCCCGCGCGGCCACCGTGTGCTATTGATCGACAGTCGGGATGGCCGGCTGCTGGCCAGCCATCCTCTTCCCGATGCGGCCGGCGCCCGCTGCGACGGCCGGGGCGGCTTTCTGGTCTCCTCCGGTCGCGGCGGCCTCTACCGGGTCGGCGGCGACGGCAGCGCACCGCAGCAACTCGAGTCGCCGGCCCTCCGCTGGGACAACCACCTGACCTGA
- the mmsB gene encoding 3-hydroxyisobutyrate dehydrogenase produces MKIAFIGLGNMGTPMATNLVGVGHEVVVFDLVESAMAALEKEGARRAESAEAACAEAEVVISMLPAGVHVRGLYLGADGQGLLDSLDHKPLIIDASTISPDDARIVGEAAAERGLTYLDAPVSGGIGGAKAGTLTFIVGGDEAGFEQAKPVLECMGRNIFHAGRIGDGQVAKICNNMLLGILMSGTAEALALGVKNGLDPAVLSEIMKQSSGGNWALNVYNPWPGVMEGSAASRDYQGGFLTDLMAKDLGLAWELALKTRAGVPMGSQARNLFALHSAQGNGGLDFSSIQKLYRAGEDDA; encoded by the coding sequence ATGAAAATCGCCTTCATCGGACTCGGTAACATGGGCACGCCCATGGCCACCAACCTGGTCGGGGTCGGCCACGAGGTCGTGGTCTTCGATCTCGTCGAGAGCGCCATGGCGGCGCTGGAGAAAGAGGGCGCACGGCGCGCCGAGAGTGCCGAGGCGGCCTGCGCGGAAGCCGAGGTGGTCATCTCCATGCTGCCCGCCGGCGTGCACGTTCGAGGGCTCTATCTGGGCGCCGACGGCCAGGGCCTGCTCGATTCTCTCGACCACAAGCCGTTGATCATCGATGCCTCGACCATCTCGCCCGACGATGCCCGGATCGTCGGCGAAGCCGCCGCCGAACGCGGCCTGACCTACCTGGATGCGCCGGTGTCCGGCGGTATCGGCGGCGCCAAGGCCGGCACGTTGACCTTCATCGTCGGCGGTGACGAGGCGGGCTTCGAACAGGCCAAACCCGTGCTCGAGTGCATGGGGCGCAACATCTTTCATGCCGGTCGCATCGGTGACGGCCAGGTGGCCAAGATCTGCAACAACATGCTGCTCGGCATCCTGATGAGCGGTACCGCCGAGGCGCTCGCGCTCGGCGTGAAGAACGGCCTGGATCCGGCGGTGCTCTCCGAGATCATGAAGCAGAGCAGCGGCGGCAACTGGGCGCTCAACGTCTACAACCCCTGGCCGGGGGTGATGGAGGGCTCGGCTGCTTCCCGGGATTACCAGGGCGGCTTTCTCACCGACCTCATGGCCAAGGACCTGGGACTGGCCTGGGAACTGGCGCTCAAGACCCGTGCCGGCGTGCCCATGGGCTCCCAGGCGCGCAACCTCTTTGCCCTGCACAGTGCCCAGGGCAATGGCGGGCTGGATTTCTCCAGCATCCAGAAACTCTACCGGGCCGGTGAGGACGACGCCTGA
- the ppsR gene encoding posphoenolpyruvate synthetase regulatory kinase/phosphorylase PpsR: MTRTAFFISDGTGITAESLGRSLLAQFENVEIRMITKPYIDSVEKAHQLASIIESTAVKDGEQPIIIDTIVDSEIRDVIREAPGFKVDIFSTFLEPLEQELATHSSYSVGRTHAIGSDDVYMDRIQSVHFALDNDDGARTHQYDQADIILVGVSRCGKTPSSLYLALQFGIRAANYPLTEDDLDETGKLKLPPVLEPHRHKLFGLTIDPRRLAAIRHERRPNSRYSSMDQCVQEVTQAEALYRRMHIPFIDTTRFSVEEISTRMIAETGINRRFSPR, translated from the coding sequence ATGACACGCACCGCCTTCTTCATTTCCGACGGCACCGGCATCACCGCCGAGAGCCTTGGCCGCAGCCTGCTCGCGCAATTCGAGAACGTCGAAATCCGCATGATCACCAAGCCCTATATCGACAGTGTGGAGAAGGCGCACCAGCTGGCCTCGATCATCGAGTCCACGGCCGTCAAGGACGGCGAGCAACCGATCATCATCGACACCATCGTCGACAGCGAGATCCGCGACGTGATCCGCGAAGCCCCCGGCTTCAAGGTCGACATATTTTCCACCTTCCTGGAGCCGCTGGAGCAGGAACTGGCGACCCACTCGTCCTACAGCGTGGGCCGCACCCATGCCATCGGCAGCGACGACGTCTACATGGACCGCATCCAGTCGGTGCACTTCGCACTGGATAATGACGACGGCGCCCGTACCCACCAGTACGACCAGGCCGACATCATCCTGGTCGGCGTCTCGCGCTGCGGCAAGACGCCCTCTTCGCTCTACCTGGCCCTGCAGTTCGGCATTCGCGCCGCCAACTACCCGCTCACCGAAGATGACCTCGACGAGACCGGCAAGCTCAAGCTTCCTCCGGTGCTCGAGCCGCATCGCCACAAGCTGTTCGGCCTGACCATCGACCCGCGCCGTCTGGCGGCGATCCGCCACGAACGCCGCCCCAACAGTCGCTACAGCTCGATGGATCAGTGCGTGCAGGAAGTGACCCAGGCCGAGGCGCTCTACCGCCGCATGCACATTCCCTTCATCGACACCACGCGCTTCTCGGTGGAAGAGATCTCCACCCGCATGATCGCCGAGACGGGCATCAATCGACGCTTCTCGCCCCGTTAG